A genomic window from Pelagicoccus albus includes:
- a CDS encoding AMP-binding protein: MSLAYSPDRSKPVQLGWYFDTDIPQNLSLMLEQKARRHRDAPGFIFPYPDYRANGSNFSFLGFDELAIEQNAWVNYLSNRGVKQGDVVVVWLPYSVSLVTVSYALFKIGAQAVILDPEFNWKVGYRDLQKLDPRHLVGTRSKLYYSKFFGSPAVGPVNRIEVENPQSKVGSGIRSFKARSTFWEKQGEVTLMRTVGRRCQKATFEHDQLCRMAALYKDWFGLQGGDRCLPGNLLEALLFPAAGLASMMVVDHFSDESYQTAKLVMKAMARFEVALVSGNASFWKTVSLLAVRKEFPREAKFEAVVRGTHYQDCDLDTLNAAMLGVSLNLVFGSYNSPFLACRKWSRRNERKREHGFRGIYLGKPLPGLDVITLPTGEIRWVEEEGASSEVGEIAVAKKDFVTSDEPKLWKRSGVLGFFDHDGELWYCGDTEDAIGTSFGGFCPVRCEAIFNQHPRVQRSILIALQKNGKTRPGLVVETKVGELPKRGVEESRFKAELLQIAADCEETAIVLDIFFSDSLPLEDGGLESVDRKRLSKEYSKRIRL; encoded by the coding sequence ATGTCTCTCGCCTACAGTCCCGACCGTTCTAAGCCAGTACAGCTCGGCTGGTATTTCGATACGGACATACCGCAGAACCTCTCGCTGATGTTGGAGCAAAAAGCTCGCCGCCATCGCGATGCGCCAGGTTTCATATTCCCGTATCCGGACTATCGGGCAAATGGATCCAATTTCTCGTTCTTAGGATTTGATGAGTTGGCTATCGAGCAAAACGCTTGGGTGAACTACCTCTCTAATCGTGGGGTAAAGCAAGGAGATGTAGTCGTAGTTTGGCTACCGTATAGCGTAAGTCTCGTTACGGTGAGTTACGCCCTTTTTAAGATTGGGGCCCAAGCGGTGATTCTTGATCCCGAGTTTAACTGGAAGGTTGGCTATCGAGATTTACAGAAACTCGATCCACGGCACTTGGTGGGGACTCGCTCTAAACTTTATTATTCCAAGTTTTTCGGAAGTCCGGCAGTAGGTCCGGTCAATCGTATCGAAGTGGAAAATCCACAGAGCAAGGTTGGCTCGGGAATCCGCTCTTTCAAAGCTCGCTCCACATTTTGGGAAAAGCAAGGCGAGGTAACGTTGATGCGGACTGTGGGCCGACGTTGTCAAAAAGCTACTTTCGAGCACGACCAGCTTTGCCGTATGGCAGCCCTCTACAAGGATTGGTTTGGATTGCAGGGAGGTGATCGTTGTTTGCCGGGGAATCTGTTGGAAGCATTGCTCTTTCCCGCCGCTGGCTTGGCAAGCATGATGGTAGTCGATCACTTCTCAGATGAGAGTTACCAGACCGCAAAACTCGTCATGAAAGCGATGGCCCGTTTCGAGGTAGCTCTCGTTTCCGGAAATGCATCGTTCTGGAAAACGGTTTCGCTTTTGGCGGTACGAAAGGAATTCCCGCGCGAGGCTAAGTTCGAAGCGGTTGTGCGAGGAACGCATTATCAAGATTGCGATCTGGATACGCTCAACGCTGCCATGCTGGGAGTTTCGCTCAACCTCGTTTTCGGTTCCTACAACAGCCCCTTTCTCGCTTGTAGAAAATGGAGCCGGCGTAACGAACGGAAGCGAGAGCACGGATTTCGTGGCATTTACCTTGGCAAGCCGTTGCCGGGCTTGGACGTCATCACCCTCCCAACGGGAGAAATCCGTTGGGTGGAAGAGGAGGGGGCCTCTTCTGAAGTGGGCGAAATTGCCGTAGCGAAAAAGGACTTTGTGACATCGGACGAACCAAAGCTTTGGAAGCGATCTGGCGTGCTCGGATTCTTCGATCACGATGGCGAGCTCTGGTATTGCGGCGATACGGAGGATGCGATTGGCACCAGCTTTGGCGGATTTTGTCCGGTTCGTTGCGAAGCAATTTTCAATCAGCACCCAAGAGTTCAAAGGAGCATACTGATTGCCCTACAGAAGAACGGAAAAACGCGTCCTGGTTTGGTTGTGGAAACAAAGGTGGGCGAGCTTCCAAAACGCGGAGTCGAAGAGTCCCGTTTCAAAGCGGAACTTTTGCAGATCGCTGCGGATTGCGAGGAAACGGCTATCGTGCTGGATATCTTTTTCTCCGATAGCCTCCCTTTGGAGGATGGCGGACTTGAATCAGTAGACCGGAAGCGGTTGAGCAAAGAGTACTCCAAGCGGATTCGGCTCTAA